The nucleotide window GGTCTTGAAATTACGATTAGAAGAGAAAAGACTCTTTATGGCGTTCCAAAACAAAGCAACCTGCTGGCCCGAAGGGCGATGCAGCAGAAAAAGACCCAACTTATGGAATATCTTTCCAAAGATGGTCAGTCGTTGCCAGTTTCTAACGTTCTTCTTTTTCTTCATTCTTCCGGCTTATGGCGTAAAGAATATCGTTCCACAGCTGATCAAGTCCGGTCTTCTTGATGGAGCTTACGCAGAGAGGTTTTTCTTCGAGATCGAAGTTTTCCTGGATAAGCTTAAGACCCTTGGCCAGTTCAGACTGATTTACCTTGTCGCGTTTGCTTGCAATCAGCAATACTGGGCAACCGGTTTCACGGATGCTTTCCACCGTTTCGATATCGATGTCGTGTCCTCCGTGGCGGATATCCACCAGATAGACGAGACCTTTCAGATCCTTGCACTTTTCCACGTATTCGCGGATAAAGTCCGACATTTCGTCACGTTTGGAATTGCTGACTTTGGCAAACCCTACACCTGGTAAATCTACTAGAAAAAATTCCCTGTTGACCTTGAAAAAGTTCAGTTCATGGGTTTTTCCGGGGGTGGAACTGACTTTTACGAAGTTTTTGCGACCCATGAGGGCATTCATCAAGGAGGATTTGCCCACATTGGAACGGCCGAGGAATGCCACCTGCGGCAAACGTTCCTTGGGAAGACCGTTCAGGCTGACTGCACTTTTGACAAATTCCACAGATGTGATCTTGTAGCCACCGACGGTAACGGGAGCCTGGGCGGTCACCTTGATGGGACGAGCTAATTTACCCACAAGTTTCTTCGGGGCGTTCTGCGGTTCGTTCTTTTTGACTTCGGGACTCATAGGCTTACTCTTCCTTCGAATGCTCGGAGCATGGTGACTTCGTCGACAAATTCCAAATCGCTGCCCATGGGGATGCCGCGGGCGAGGCGGGTACGCTTTACCGGGACTCCCTGCAACAGACGGTCGATCATGAGGGCGGTGCTGTCTGCTTCGGTGCTACTGCCCAGGGCCAGGACCAGTTCCTCAATGCCTTCTTCCTTGATTCGGTTTACCAGCTGAGGCAAGTGGAGGTGCTCGGGGCCGATGCCGTCCAGGGGAGAAATGGTGCCGCCAAGAACAAAGTAAAGGCCTTTGTAGATTCCGGACCGTTCGAACGGAATGATGTCGGAACTTTTTTCCACGACGCAGATGGACTTGGCCCCGCTGCGTTCGCGGCAAGTGTTGCAGACTTCGTCTTCGGTGAAGGCGTGGCAACACGGACAAGGATGAACCT belongs to Fibrobacter sp. and includes:
- the yihA gene encoding ribosome biogenesis GTP-binding protein YihA/YsxC — its product is MSPEVKKNEPQNAPKKLVGKLARPIKVTAQAPVTVGGYKITSVEFVKSAVSLNGLPKERLPQVAFLGRSNVGKSSLMNALMGRKNFVKVSSTPGKTHELNFFKVNREFFLVDLPGVGFAKVSNSKRDEMSDFIREYVEKCKDLKGLVYLVDIRHGGHDIDIETVESIRETGCPVLLIASKRDKVNQSELAKGLKLIQENFDLEEKPLCVSSIKKTGLDQLWNDILYAISRKNEEKEER
- the recR gene encoding recombination mediator RecR yields the protein MNVEPQSLEALIGEFASLPGVGQKTARRLAYHILSQSKSDVERFAENLINASTKVHPCPCCHAFTEDEVCNTCRERSGAKSICVVEKSSDIIPFERSGIYKGLYFVLGGTISPLDGIGPEHLHLPQLVNRIKEEGIEELVLALGSSTEADSTALMIDRLLQGVPVKRTRLARGIPMGSDLEFVDEVTMLRAFEGRVSL